The proteins below come from a single Paramormyrops kingsleyae isolate MSU_618 chromosome 25, PKINGS_0.4, whole genome shotgun sequence genomic window:
- the haspin gene encoding uncharacterized protein haspin isoform X1 — protein sequence MTTWKRNALVLRTYGKHKTKVETWLSPDARKKAFSSTSSSDLSFGELSNIINLRRKMKRTQSTAYSKSTRIAKQKALTALRLIDSDEENFFIPDTYHGPGGQKRSSNPSTKGISIQTKRKGPVTLHTSESEDDKPNRRKKPRFGSEQGKTSENISEKCVKSSNVEGLPSASGKFVTDRRRMNLKKNNGAKVKRMKTKPNACIFNSSLDSTNNFVNSPHFPPQRVATRKASQQKDDMFLDSARSEIDCAFSNLTHMENITKNVSMCRTADGTSKSCYKKPLLSSTPSLSHKLNYRHCDPSISKISFNNNDDEDDALRSNVESTLSKPPQLQISEHVSLSEIARELRNSRKNSTNSQHGKKLSHVENRVEDKGETTHGRLLETNFSVESSQDCNFVSVNTSIDSLVSSLKESCRTFKPNVCLERIEVSNFHLSHISNEGEVYFTSSDCEMDFSCHQSGSKLHGAVELRKEDCTNMGNACQTEVNEVNNQGLELELNDFKNKVSPSVVYISKSTNSLSNRELQSEGGDVLEPSYNLNSVSDCDKRANGHLVTEYCMDVFAEMVQEDRSEPCRGILPPVDDSQIPSGGSLSVGSPEAVLKERCISLQPTVKLKCLDLSKYDYNSRGSQAEDGFDSNPRHSFREEGNCTVKVSGVEAEMLVGCSGEEGVGHELNSRDQNLRLRRQLSSMFTSGTARVESLLDSPPGGKRDVSTLRVQESAKDKQGTGRKACVSGLSVSRWTKKSHQGPKQSLTKSLLSKTQDHPYDSRFGLNRKCFDTMNSWLHGTSDLFPGTSMHSESMNVSTFLAGLGPDCLTTHTWSRLKAALSVHKKKKAFLTPKRQLLSHNQSSESELLDVSSDFLTAGCSPHSTLVMSRLLKSPEGPHLDITDAEKVYQECQQEGPITFEECITPQRMKRCKKIGEGTFGEVFSTIGDSMETVALKIIPIEGNQKVNGEDQKTFGEVLHEIIISKELSSLDEREANQTKGFIGLKNLHCVRGSYPELLLKAWDKFHKQRVSENDRPDFFGEDQIFVILEFEFGGSDLESMNGKISSLAHAKSLLHQVIAALAVAEQALCFEHRDLHWGNILVKSTKEKEWTFMLNEVPHRIETKGVLVNIIDYSLSRLEIDDLTVSCDISADEELFMGTGDYQFDIYRKMREENNNSWNEYNPHTNVLWLHYLVDKLLSMKYQQKTLSKPMKDLKKRLTGFYNEVLGFNSATNVLECCSLFQ from the exons ATGACTACGTGGAAGAGAAATGCTTTGGTTCTAAGAACTTATGGCAAGCACAAAACTAAGGTGGAGACGTGGTTGTCTCCTGATGCCAGAAAGAAAGCTTTCTCAAGCACTTCTTCGTCCGATCTGTCATTCGGTGAGCTGAGCAACATCATAAACCTTCGACGGAAAAT GAAGAGAACCCAGTCTACTGCATATTCAAAGTCAACACGAATAGCAAAGCAGAAGGCCCTGACAGCTTTGAGACTGATCGACAGTGATGAAGAGAATTTTTTCATCCCAGACACTTATCACGGCCCTGGTGGTCAGAAAAG AAGCAGTAACCCGTCCACAAAGGGAATTTCAATCCAGACAAAAAGAAAGGGTCCGGTGACATTACATACTTCTGAAAGTGAAGATGACAAGCCAAACAGAAGAAAGAAACCCAGATTTGGATCAGAACAAGGAAAGACAAGTGAGAACATAAGTGAAAAATGTGTGAA GTCTAGTAATGTTGAAGGTCTACCTTCAGCCTCAGGAAAGTTTGTCACTGATCGAAGAagaatgaatttaaaaaaaaataatggcgCAAAGGTAAAAAGAATGAAGACAAAACCAAAT GCCTGTATCTTTAACAGCAGCCTTGATTCAACTAATAACTTTGTGAACAGCCCACATTTTCCTCCTCAACGTGTTGCTACAAGGAAAGCCTCTCAACAAAAAGAtgacatgtttttggacagtgcaAGATCTGAAATTGACTGTGCATTCTCAAACCTTACCCATATGGAAAATATTACAAAGAATGTATCAATGTGCAGGACAGCTGATGGAACATCCAAAAGCTGTTATAAAAAGCCCTTGCTGTCCAGTACCCCTTCTCTTTCACATAAACTTAATTACAGGCATTGTGATCCCTCTATCAGTAAAATATCCTTCAACAAcaatgatgatgaagatgatgccTTAAGGTCCAATGTGGAATCTACATTAAGCAAACCACCACAGTTACAAATCTCAGAGCACGTAAGCCTTAGTGAAATAGCTAGAGAGCTGCGTAACTCTCGGAAAAATAGCACAAATTCCCAGCACGGCAAGAAACTTTCTCATGTGGAGAATAGAGTTGAAGATAAAGGTGAAACAACTCATGGACGTCTATTAGAAACCAATTTTTCTGTAGAGTCCAGCCAAGACTGTAATTTTGTGTCCGTTAACACTTCTATAGATTCTCTTGTCTCAAGTCTGAAAGAATCATGCAGAACCTTCAAGCCTAATGTATGTTTAGAAAGAATTGAGGTCTCAAATTTCCATCTGAGTCACATctcaaatgagggagaagtgtacTTCACATCCAGTGATTGTGAGATGGATTTTAGTTGCCATCAGTCTGGAAGCAAATTACATGGTGCAGTGGAATTAAGAAAGGAAGACTGTACTAATATGGGTAATGCATGTCAGACTGAAGTTAATGAGGTAAATAATCAAGGATTGGAGTTGGAgttaaatgattttaaaaacaaagtGAGCCCCTCTGTGGTATACATATCAAAATCCACTAATTCATTGTCAAACCGTGAGCTTCAAAGTGAAGGGGGAGATGTTTTGGAGCCCTCCTATAACTTAAACAGTGTTTCTGACTGTGACAAACGAGCAAATGGACACCTAGTTACTGAATACTGCATGGACGTATTTGCTGAAATGGTACAAGAGGATAGAAGTGAGCCTTGCCGAGGTATTTTACCTCCAGTAGATGATTCCCAAATACCAAGTGGTGGCTCTCTGTCAGTGGGATCACCTGAGGCTGTTTTGAAGGAGAGATGCATTTCCCTACAGCCCACCGTAAAACTCAAATGTCTCGACCTTTCCAAGTACGACTACAACAGCAGAGGCTCGCAAGCAGAAGATGGCTTTGATTCTAACCCTAGGCACAGTTTTCGGGAGGAAGGAAATTGCACGGTGAAGGTGTCAGGCGTCGAGGCAGAGATGTTGGTTGGTTGCTCTGGAGAGGAAGGAGTGGGACATGAGCTGAACAGCAGGGACCAAAACTTACGGCTCCGCAGGCAATTGAGTTCCATGTTTACTTCAGGAACGGCTAGGGTGGAAAGTCTTCTCGATTCTCCCCCCGGTGGTAAACGGGACGTTAGTACATTGAGAGTTCAAGAGTCTGCCAAGGACAAGCAGGGGACGGGAAGAAAAGCCTGCGTCAGTGGGTTGAGTGTGAGCAGATGGACCAAGAAAAGTCATCAGGGACCTAAGCAAAGCCTTACAAAGTCACTCCTGTCAAAGACACAAGATCACCCCTATGATTCCAGATTTGGACTCAACAGGAAATGTTTT GATACGATGAACAGCTGGTTGCACGGTACCAGTGATCTGTTTCCTGGAACATCGATGCACTCGGAGTCCATGAACGTATCAACGTTTTTGGCCGGCCTGGGTCCAGATTGCCTGACCACTCACACCTGGAGCAGACTTAAAGCAGCTCTGTCAGTTCATAAGAAGAAGAAGG CCTTTCTCACACCCAAAAGGCAGCTTCTTTCCCACAACCAGTCCAGTGAGTCTGAGTTGTTGGACGTGAGCAGCGATTTTCTGACTGCTGGGTGTTCCCCACACTCTACCCTCGTGATGTCGCGCCTGCTGAAAAGTCCAGAGGGCCCCCATTTG gacATCACAGATGCAGAAAAAGTTTACCAAGAGTGCCAGCAGGAAGGCCCAATTACTTTTGAAGAGTGCATTACACCACAAAGAATGAAGCGGTGCAAGAAGATCGGTGAGGGTACATTTGGAGAAGTGTTTTCAACCATCGGGGACTCCATGGAAACTGTGGCGTTGAAG ATAATTCCCATTGAGGGTAACCAGAAAGTGAATGGAGAAGACCAGAAGACATTTGGTGAAGTGCTTCACGAAATAATTATTTCAAA AGAGCTTAGTAGCCTGGATGAACGAGAAGCAAACCAAACAAAAGGTTTTATAGGACTGAAAAA CCTACATTGTGTGCGTGGATCTTACCCTGAGTTACTCCTGAAAGCCTGGGACAAGTTTCACAAGCAGAGAGTATCGGAGAATGATCGTCCTG ATTTCTTTGGGGAGGATCAGATCTTTGTCATCCTGGAATTTGAATTTGGTGGTAGCGATCTGGAGAGCATGAACGGCAAG ATTTCGTCTCTGGCTCATGCAAAAAGCCTTCTGCACCAGGTCATTGCTGCTCTTGCTGTAGCTGAACAAGCCCTGTGTTTTGAGCACAG GGATTTGCACTGGGGTAATATCCTAGTGAAGAGCACAAAGGAAAAGGAATGGACGTTCATGCTGAACGAGGTGCCACACAGAATTGAAACCAAAGGTGTCCTTGTCAACATCATTGACTACTCCTTATCAAGACTTGAAATAG ATGATCTGACGGTCTCCTGTGACATTTCTGCTGATGAGGAACTCTTTATGGGGACGGGTGACTATCAGTTTGACATTTATCGCAAGATGCGGGAGGAGAACAA CAATAGCTGGAATGAATATAACCCACATACAAATGTGCTGTGGCTCCATTACCTGGTGGACAAACTGCTTTCCATGAAATACCAGCAGAAGACACTTTCAAAACCCATGAAGGACCTGAAGAAACGCCTAACTGGTTTCTATAATGAGGTGCTGGGATTCAACTCTGCAACTAATGTCTTAGAATGCTGCAGTCTGTTTCAGTGA
- the med28 gene encoding mediator of RNA polymerase II transcription subunit 28 isoform X1 yields MASSMSGMFSGQQPTVSHPAGAAGAPGPPGLLPVTTGNRGPNNSTLVDDLEASFEVVTKQACFASLVSQDYVNGTDQEEIRTGVDQCIQKFLDVARQTECFFLQKRLQLSVQKPEQVVKEDVSELRNELQRKEHLIQKHLAKIHHWQQVLEDINVQHKKPTELPQGPLAFLEQASANIPAPMKPN; encoded by the exons ATGGCGTCCTCCATGAGCGGGATGTTTTCTGGACAACAACCGACTGTCTCTCATCCTGCTGGGGCAGCTGGTGCCCCTGGGCCACCGGGCCTACTACCCGTTACTACCGGGAACAGGGGTCCGAACAACAGTACTTTGGTGGACGATCTGGAAGCTTCGTTCGAGGTAGTTACTAAGCAG GCATGTTTTGCATCCCTTGTGAGCCAGGACTATGTTAACGGAACCGATCAGGAAGAAATTAGAACCG GAGTTGACCAGTGTATCCAAAAGTTCCTGGATGTTGCCCGGCAGACTGAATGCTTTTTTCTGCAGAAAAGATTACAGCTGTCAGTCCAAAAACCAGAACAGGTTGTAAAGGAG GATGTGTCAGAACTCAGAAATGAGCTTCAGAGAAAAGAGCATTTAATACAGAAACATCTTGCCAAAATTCATCACTGGCAACAAGTACTGGAAGACATTAACGTTCAACATAAAAAACCAACAGAACTTCCACAGGGCCCACTGGCATTCTTAGAACAGGCTTCCGCCAACATTCCTGCACCTATGAAACCAAACTGA
- the haspin gene encoding uncharacterized protein haspin isoform X2, whose amino-acid sequence MTTWKRNALVLRTYGKHKTKVETWLSPDARKKAFSSTSSSDLSFGELSNIINLRRKMKRTQSTAYSKSTRIAKQKALTALRLIDSDEENFFIPDTYHGPGGQKRSSNPSTKGISIQTKRKGPVTLHTSESEDDKPNRRKKPRFGSEQGKTSENISEKCVKSSNVEGLPSASGKFVTDRRRMNLKKNNGAKACIFNSSLDSTNNFVNSPHFPPQRVATRKASQQKDDMFLDSARSEIDCAFSNLTHMENITKNVSMCRTADGTSKSCYKKPLLSSTPSLSHKLNYRHCDPSISKISFNNNDDEDDALRSNVESTLSKPPQLQISEHVSLSEIARELRNSRKNSTNSQHGKKLSHVENRVEDKGETTHGRLLETNFSVESSQDCNFVSVNTSIDSLVSSLKESCRTFKPNVCLERIEVSNFHLSHISNEGEVYFTSSDCEMDFSCHQSGSKLHGAVELRKEDCTNMGNACQTEVNEVNNQGLELELNDFKNKVSPSVVYISKSTNSLSNRELQSEGGDVLEPSYNLNSVSDCDKRANGHLVTEYCMDVFAEMVQEDRSEPCRGILPPVDDSQIPSGGSLSVGSPEAVLKERCISLQPTVKLKCLDLSKYDYNSRGSQAEDGFDSNPRHSFREEGNCTVKVSGVEAEMLVGCSGEEGVGHELNSRDQNLRLRRQLSSMFTSGTARVESLLDSPPGGKRDVSTLRVQESAKDKQGTGRKACVSGLSVSRWTKKSHQGPKQSLTKSLLSKTQDHPYDSRFGLNRKCFDTMNSWLHGTSDLFPGTSMHSESMNVSTFLAGLGPDCLTTHTWSRLKAALSVHKKKKAFLTPKRQLLSHNQSSESELLDVSSDFLTAGCSPHSTLVMSRLLKSPEGPHLDITDAEKVYQECQQEGPITFEECITPQRMKRCKKIGEGTFGEVFSTIGDSMETVALKIIPIEGNQKVNGEDQKTFGEVLHEIIISKELSSLDEREANQTKGFIGLKNLHCVRGSYPELLLKAWDKFHKQRVSENDRPDFFGEDQIFVILEFEFGGSDLESMNGKISSLAHAKSLLHQVIAALAVAEQALCFEHRDLHWGNILVKSTKEKEWTFMLNEVPHRIETKGVLVNIIDYSLSRLEIDDLTVSCDISADEELFMGTGDYQFDIYRKMREENNNSWNEYNPHTNVLWLHYLVDKLLSMKYQQKTLSKPMKDLKKRLTGFYNEVLGFNSATNVLECCSLFQ is encoded by the exons ATGACTACGTGGAAGAGAAATGCTTTGGTTCTAAGAACTTATGGCAAGCACAAAACTAAGGTGGAGACGTGGTTGTCTCCTGATGCCAGAAAGAAAGCTTTCTCAAGCACTTCTTCGTCCGATCTGTCATTCGGTGAGCTGAGCAACATCATAAACCTTCGACGGAAAAT GAAGAGAACCCAGTCTACTGCATATTCAAAGTCAACACGAATAGCAAAGCAGAAGGCCCTGACAGCTTTGAGACTGATCGACAGTGATGAAGAGAATTTTTTCATCCCAGACACTTATCACGGCCCTGGTGGTCAGAAAAG AAGCAGTAACCCGTCCACAAAGGGAATTTCAATCCAGACAAAAAGAAAGGGTCCGGTGACATTACATACTTCTGAAAGTGAAGATGACAAGCCAAACAGAAGAAAGAAACCCAGATTTGGATCAGAACAAGGAAAGACAAGTGAGAACATAAGTGAAAAATGTGTGAA GTCTAGTAATGTTGAAGGTCTACCTTCAGCCTCAGGAAAGTTTGTCACTGATCGAAGAagaatgaatttaaaaaaaaataatggcgCAAAG GCCTGTATCTTTAACAGCAGCCTTGATTCAACTAATAACTTTGTGAACAGCCCACATTTTCCTCCTCAACGTGTTGCTACAAGGAAAGCCTCTCAACAAAAAGAtgacatgtttttggacagtgcaAGATCTGAAATTGACTGTGCATTCTCAAACCTTACCCATATGGAAAATATTACAAAGAATGTATCAATGTGCAGGACAGCTGATGGAACATCCAAAAGCTGTTATAAAAAGCCCTTGCTGTCCAGTACCCCTTCTCTTTCACATAAACTTAATTACAGGCATTGTGATCCCTCTATCAGTAAAATATCCTTCAACAAcaatgatgatgaagatgatgccTTAAGGTCCAATGTGGAATCTACATTAAGCAAACCACCACAGTTACAAATCTCAGAGCACGTAAGCCTTAGTGAAATAGCTAGAGAGCTGCGTAACTCTCGGAAAAATAGCACAAATTCCCAGCACGGCAAGAAACTTTCTCATGTGGAGAATAGAGTTGAAGATAAAGGTGAAACAACTCATGGACGTCTATTAGAAACCAATTTTTCTGTAGAGTCCAGCCAAGACTGTAATTTTGTGTCCGTTAACACTTCTATAGATTCTCTTGTCTCAAGTCTGAAAGAATCATGCAGAACCTTCAAGCCTAATGTATGTTTAGAAAGAATTGAGGTCTCAAATTTCCATCTGAGTCACATctcaaatgagggagaagtgtacTTCACATCCAGTGATTGTGAGATGGATTTTAGTTGCCATCAGTCTGGAAGCAAATTACATGGTGCAGTGGAATTAAGAAAGGAAGACTGTACTAATATGGGTAATGCATGTCAGACTGAAGTTAATGAGGTAAATAATCAAGGATTGGAGTTGGAgttaaatgattttaaaaacaaagtGAGCCCCTCTGTGGTATACATATCAAAATCCACTAATTCATTGTCAAACCGTGAGCTTCAAAGTGAAGGGGGAGATGTTTTGGAGCCCTCCTATAACTTAAACAGTGTTTCTGACTGTGACAAACGAGCAAATGGACACCTAGTTACTGAATACTGCATGGACGTATTTGCTGAAATGGTACAAGAGGATAGAAGTGAGCCTTGCCGAGGTATTTTACCTCCAGTAGATGATTCCCAAATACCAAGTGGTGGCTCTCTGTCAGTGGGATCACCTGAGGCTGTTTTGAAGGAGAGATGCATTTCCCTACAGCCCACCGTAAAACTCAAATGTCTCGACCTTTCCAAGTACGACTACAACAGCAGAGGCTCGCAAGCAGAAGATGGCTTTGATTCTAACCCTAGGCACAGTTTTCGGGAGGAAGGAAATTGCACGGTGAAGGTGTCAGGCGTCGAGGCAGAGATGTTGGTTGGTTGCTCTGGAGAGGAAGGAGTGGGACATGAGCTGAACAGCAGGGACCAAAACTTACGGCTCCGCAGGCAATTGAGTTCCATGTTTACTTCAGGAACGGCTAGGGTGGAAAGTCTTCTCGATTCTCCCCCCGGTGGTAAACGGGACGTTAGTACATTGAGAGTTCAAGAGTCTGCCAAGGACAAGCAGGGGACGGGAAGAAAAGCCTGCGTCAGTGGGTTGAGTGTGAGCAGATGGACCAAGAAAAGTCATCAGGGACCTAAGCAAAGCCTTACAAAGTCACTCCTGTCAAAGACACAAGATCACCCCTATGATTCCAGATTTGGACTCAACAGGAAATGTTTT GATACGATGAACAGCTGGTTGCACGGTACCAGTGATCTGTTTCCTGGAACATCGATGCACTCGGAGTCCATGAACGTATCAACGTTTTTGGCCGGCCTGGGTCCAGATTGCCTGACCACTCACACCTGGAGCAGACTTAAAGCAGCTCTGTCAGTTCATAAGAAGAAGAAGG CCTTTCTCACACCCAAAAGGCAGCTTCTTTCCCACAACCAGTCCAGTGAGTCTGAGTTGTTGGACGTGAGCAGCGATTTTCTGACTGCTGGGTGTTCCCCACACTCTACCCTCGTGATGTCGCGCCTGCTGAAAAGTCCAGAGGGCCCCCATTTG gacATCACAGATGCAGAAAAAGTTTACCAAGAGTGCCAGCAGGAAGGCCCAATTACTTTTGAAGAGTGCATTACACCACAAAGAATGAAGCGGTGCAAGAAGATCGGTGAGGGTACATTTGGAGAAGTGTTTTCAACCATCGGGGACTCCATGGAAACTGTGGCGTTGAAG ATAATTCCCATTGAGGGTAACCAGAAAGTGAATGGAGAAGACCAGAAGACATTTGGTGAAGTGCTTCACGAAATAATTATTTCAAA AGAGCTTAGTAGCCTGGATGAACGAGAAGCAAACCAAACAAAAGGTTTTATAGGACTGAAAAA CCTACATTGTGTGCGTGGATCTTACCCTGAGTTACTCCTGAAAGCCTGGGACAAGTTTCACAAGCAGAGAGTATCGGAGAATGATCGTCCTG ATTTCTTTGGGGAGGATCAGATCTTTGTCATCCTGGAATTTGAATTTGGTGGTAGCGATCTGGAGAGCATGAACGGCAAG ATTTCGTCTCTGGCTCATGCAAAAAGCCTTCTGCACCAGGTCATTGCTGCTCTTGCTGTAGCTGAACAAGCCCTGTGTTTTGAGCACAG GGATTTGCACTGGGGTAATATCCTAGTGAAGAGCACAAAGGAAAAGGAATGGACGTTCATGCTGAACGAGGTGCCACACAGAATTGAAACCAAAGGTGTCCTTGTCAACATCATTGACTACTCCTTATCAAGACTTGAAATAG ATGATCTGACGGTCTCCTGTGACATTTCTGCTGATGAGGAACTCTTTATGGGGACGGGTGACTATCAGTTTGACATTTATCGCAAGATGCGGGAGGAGAACAA CAATAGCTGGAATGAATATAACCCACATACAAATGTGCTGTGGCTCCATTACCTGGTGGACAAACTGCTTTCCATGAAATACCAGCAGAAGACACTTTCAAAACCCATGAAGGACCTGAAGAAACGCCTAACTGGTTTCTATAATGAGGTGCTGGGATTCAACTCTGCAACTAATGTCTTAGAATGCTGCAGTCTGTTTCAGTGA
- the med28 gene encoding mediator of RNA polymerase II transcription subunit 28 isoform X2, producing the protein MASSMSGMFSGQQPTVSHPAGAAGAPGPPGLLPVTTGNRGPNNSTLVDDLEASFEACFASLVSQDYVNGTDQEEIRTGVDQCIQKFLDVARQTECFFLQKRLQLSVQKPEQVVKEDVSELRNELQRKEHLIQKHLAKIHHWQQVLEDINVQHKKPTELPQGPLAFLEQASANIPAPMKPN; encoded by the exons ATGGCGTCCTCCATGAGCGGGATGTTTTCTGGACAACAACCGACTGTCTCTCATCCTGCTGGGGCAGCTGGTGCCCCTGGGCCACCGGGCCTACTACCCGTTACTACCGGGAACAGGGGTCCGAACAACAGTACTTTGGTGGACGATCTGGAAGCTTCGTTCGAG GCATGTTTTGCATCCCTTGTGAGCCAGGACTATGTTAACGGAACCGATCAGGAAGAAATTAGAACCG GAGTTGACCAGTGTATCCAAAAGTTCCTGGATGTTGCCCGGCAGACTGAATGCTTTTTTCTGCAGAAAAGATTACAGCTGTCAGTCCAAAAACCAGAACAGGTTGTAAAGGAG GATGTGTCAGAACTCAGAAATGAGCTTCAGAGAAAAGAGCATTTAATACAGAAACATCTTGCCAAAATTCATCACTGGCAACAAGTACTGGAAGACATTAACGTTCAACATAAAAAACCAACAGAACTTCCACAGGGCCCACTGGCATTCTTAGAACAGGCTTCCGCCAACATTCCTGCACCTATGAAACCAAACTGA